The Chloracidobacterium sp. genome window below encodes:
- a CDS encoding PLDc N-terminal domain-containing protein gives MFWLITTTLWIVALADAIRSGGTLGRKIISVALILAFPVLGPLVYLFILRDWAQGRS, from the coding sequence TTGTTCTGGCTGATCACAACGACGTTGTGGATTGTCGCCTTGGCGGACGCCATCCGCAGCGGAGGAACCCTTGGTCGGAAAATCATTTCCGTTGCACTCATCCTCGCCTTTCCCGTGCTTGGCCCGCTCGTGTACCTCTTTATCCTCCGGGATTGGGCGCAGGGACGCTCATAG
- a CDS encoding Smr/MutS family protein — protein sequence MAETSFVAELETLEFDVVRAHLARETRTPYGRELAQSLTPSANAGEVRHWLRLTTEARRFFAEQGGFGVGEAPDVRPLLSRLCLENAVLTIDEIHALARTIDAGLDVRGTLRPHRERFPRLAAVAERIPDLRETLARVRRIVTPDGRLDESASSELQRLRAEQRVQHDRLRRMLERLLQRRDLEGVFSDDIVTQRHGRFVVPVRDDNRGKIAGVVHGLSSSGMTAFVEPLEAIPLNNELIRLEELAEAEIARLLGEASATLRDQREAIAALVEALGELDLIAAKARFADRLNAVEPSVSEAGRFQLTDARHPLLALTLQAQGRDVVPLSLTLDAERRALVVSGANAGGKTVVLKTAGLCALMMQAGLHVPACAAELPVFAQVRADIGDQQSLAANLSTFSSHITKLVGFAADLTLPALILLDEAGTGTDPDEGAALAQAVIEYFRTHGAYVIATTHFNALKAYAEMTPGVVSAAVAFDMETLTPTYRLHLNAVGSSSGLHIARRLGLPETIIEQARSCLGEREIALARYVAELERRVTEARDAAAALDEERAALARRYAQLEAEFAARDAARQADVEAHVQRLAADFEARLAPLLERIKLTENRERLRREVKRELDAVVAGASTPSAEKRSAAPPPLMLPPKPKAVHRADAALTAQPVTSAAELRPGDRVRTAFGTLGRVEAISGDEVTVTSGALRLKVPATSLGKLPPSPAKTNQAPPSRQILTAMHNVAATGQVPPEINLIGLTTDEATETLDRYLDRATLAGLTQVRVIHGIGTGALRRAVEAFLSGHPHVETFTRADRRQGGDGATIVTLHP from the coding sequence ATGGCTGAAACGTCGTTCGTTGCTGAGCTTGAAACGTTGGAGTTTGATGTGGTGCGCGCGCATCTAGCGCGCGAAACGCGCACGCCCTACGGCCGTGAACTGGCGCAAAGCCTGACGCCCTCAGCCAACGCTGGTGAAGTTCGGCACTGGTTGCGGCTCACGACCGAAGCTCGCCGTTTTTTCGCCGAACAAGGCGGTTTTGGCGTCGGCGAAGCGCCGGACGTACGCCCCCTGCTCAGCCGCCTGTGCCTAGAAAACGCCGTCCTGACAATTGACGAAATCCACGCACTGGCGCGGACGATTGACGCCGGGCTGGATGTTCGCGGAACGCTGCGGCCGCATCGAGAGCGGTTTCCCAGACTGGCCGCCGTCGCAGAACGCATTCCTGACCTGCGGGAGACGTTGGCGCGCGTGCGCCGCATCGTCACACCGGACGGCCGGCTCGATGAAAGCGCCAGTTCGGAATTGCAGCGCTTGCGCGCCGAACAGCGCGTCCAGCACGACCGGCTGCGGCGGATGCTGGAACGCCTGCTGCAACGCCGTGACCTCGAAGGCGTGTTTTCCGACGACATTGTGACGCAACGCCACGGGCGCTTCGTCGTTCCGGTACGTGACGACAACCGGGGCAAAATCGCGGGCGTTGTTCACGGTCTGTCGAGCAGCGGCATGACAGCCTTCGTCGAACCACTGGAAGCCATTCCGCTCAACAATGAACTCATCCGCCTCGAAGAGCTAGCCGAAGCCGAAATCGCACGGCTACTCGGTGAAGCGTCCGCTACGCTGCGCGACCAACGGGAGGCCATCGCCGCGCTAGTGGAGGCGCTAGGAGAACTTGACCTTATCGCCGCCAAAGCGCGTTTCGCCGACCGCCTCAACGCTGTCGAACCGTCCGTGTCAGAAGCCGGACGGTTTCAGCTCACTGACGCCCGCCATCCGTTACTGGCGCTGACGCTTCAGGCGCAGGGCCGCGACGTTGTGCCGCTCAGCCTCACGCTTGACGCCGAGCGCCGGGCGCTGGTAGTGAGCGGCGCGAACGCTGGCGGCAAAACCGTCGTGCTCAAAACGGCCGGGCTTTGTGCGCTGATGATGCAGGCAGGCTTACACGTCCCAGCCTGCGCCGCCGAGCTGCCGGTGTTTGCGCAAGTCCGCGCCGATATTGGCGATCAACAGTCGCTCGCCGCCAACCTTTCAACTTTTTCCTCCCACATCACCAAGCTGGTCGGCTTCGCCGCCGATCTCACCCTGCCCGCCCTGATACTGCTGGACGAAGCTGGTACAGGGACGGATCCCGACGAAGGCGCCGCGCTTGCTCAGGCGGTCATTGAGTACTTCCGTACGCACGGCGCGTACGTGATCGCCACCACTCATTTCAATGCGCTCAAGGCCTACGCCGAAATGACGCCCGGCGTCGTCAGCGCGGCCGTTGCCTTCGACATGGAAACGCTGACGCCGACCTACAGATTGCACTTGAACGCCGTCGGCAGTTCCAGCGGGTTGCACATTGCACGGCGGCTGGGACTGCCGGAAACCATCATTGAGCAGGCGCGCAGCTGTCTCGGCGAACGTGAAATCGCGCTGGCGCGGTACGTTGCAGAACTCGAACGCCGTGTGACCGAGGCCCGCGATGCGGCGGCGGCGCTGGACGAGGAGCGGGCCGCACTGGCGCGGCGTTACGCCCAACTCGAAGCGGAGTTCGCCGCCCGCGATGCTGCGCGGCAAGCCGATGTTGAAGCGCACGTACAACGGTTAGCAGCCGACTTTGAGGCTCGGCTGGCCCCACTACTGGAGCGCATCAAGCTGACGGAGAACCGTGAGCGACTACGCCGCGAAGTCAAGCGCGAACTGGACGCTGTCGTGGCGGGGGCGAGCACCCCGTCGGCGGAAAAGCGGTCGGCCGCTCCGCCGCCTCTGATGCTCCCCCCGAAACCAAAGGCCGTTCATCGGGCGGATGCGGCGCTCACAGCACAGCCGGTCACCTCGGCGGCTGAGTTGCGTCCCGGCGACCGGGTGCGAACGGCGTTTGGGACGCTTGGTCGCGTCGAAGCCATTTCGGGCGACGAAGTGACGGTGACCAGCGGCGCGCTGCGCCTGAAAGTGCCAGCGACCAGTTTGGGGAAGCTTCCGCCGTCCCCCGCTAAGACCAATCAAGCGCCTCCGTCCCGGCAAATCCTGACGGCGATGCACAATGTCGCCGCCACCGGCCAGGTCCCGCCCGAAATCAATCTCATCGGGCTGACAACGGATGAAGCCACGGAGACGCTCGACCGCTACCTCGATCGTGCGACGTTGGCTGGGCTGACGCAGGTGCGAGTCATTCACGGCATTGGGACGGGCGCGCTGCGCCGCGCCGTCGAAGCCTTCCTGTCCGGTCATCCGCATGTGGAAACCTTTACGCGCGCGGACCGGCGGCAGGGCGGCGACGGCGCGACTATTGTCACCCTGCACCCATGA
- the cobS gene encoding adenosylcobinamide-GDP ribazoletransferase — MTALTTALRRFLAAVSFLTRLPVPHWAHPDAPTLAAATVYFPLVGAALGLFEAGCALALHRFVSPEALALSLIAVTVLLTGALHYDGLADTVDALGGGWSREQRLAVMKDPHLGTFGVLALLLAAAAQFVALKSFHDLESLCRALIVAPCLARMTIVWLAWRLPYARAEGGTGRFVEFLHGGHVLGAWLLGGSIVLVIGGRLGGLLLAMAATLVVMAGRYFEDRLGGVTGDALGAVSQICETLAYGVWVTLRP; from the coding sequence ATGACGGCGCTCACCACTGCGCTGCGTCGGTTTCTGGCGGCGGTGTCGTTTCTGACGCGCCTGCCCGTGCCGCACTGGGCGCATCCCGACGCGCCGACGCTCGCGGCGGCGACGGTCTATTTCCCGCTGGTCGGCGCAGCGCTGGGTCTGTTTGAAGCGGGGTGCGCGTTGGCGCTGCACCGCTTCGTGTCGCCGGAAGCGTTGGCGTTGTCACTGATTGCCGTCACCGTCCTTCTGACTGGCGCGTTGCACTACGACGGTCTTGCCGATACGGTGGATGCGCTGGGCGGCGGTTGGTCGCGCGAACAACGGCTGGCGGTGATGAAAGACCCGCACCTTGGAACATTCGGGGTTTTGGCGTTACTGCTGGCGGCGGCGGCGCAGTTTGTCGCACTCAAAAGCTTTCACGACCTCGAATCCCTCTGTCGGGCGTTGATTGTCGCCCCCTGTCTGGCGCGGATGACCATTGTGTGGCTTGCGTGGCGACTACCCTATGCACGCGCCGAAGGCGGTACGGGGCGGTTTGTCGAGTTCTTGCATGGCGGCCACGTACTCGGCGCGTGGCTGCTCGGCGGCAGCATTGTGCTAGTCATCGGCGGACGGCTAGGAGGCTTGCTGCTGGCCATGGCGGCGACGCTGGTTGTGATGGCGGGACGCTATTTTGAAGACCGGTTGGGCGGCGTCACCGGCGACGCGCTGGGGGCCGTCAGCCAAATCTGCGAGACTTTGGCTTATGGCGTTTGGGTTACGCTCCGGCCGTGA
- a CDS encoding carboxypeptidase-like regulatory domain-containing protein, with amino-acid sequence MKHLRYGWMAALGLWLGGLWTAAEAQFSIAAGSMTVRGRVLDAQTRRPLVNAQVNVRTQYDDYKTLTDAEGYYTLQVTAGRELREFELIFSHPDYREKYFHTAFQPVLRADLTATVEVGRARVKYQKNKLDLPCGDRKALMTRGGDTLSCTFSCEGAPTLTVRLPAGNEMSVAAANGFSLKITDEKVELRGSENQAVTLQVTAVMFKR; translated from the coding sequence ATGAAGCACCTGCGATATGGCTGGATGGCGGCGCTGGGGTTGTGGCTTGGGGGGCTGTGGACGGCGGCCGAAGCGCAGTTTTCTATCGCCGCCGGTTCAATGACTGTTCGCGGACGGGTCTTGGACGCCCAGACCAGGCGACCGCTAGTGAACGCGCAGGTCAACGTCCGCACTCAGTACGACGACTACAAAACCCTGACCGACGCCGAGGGGTACTACACCCTTCAGGTCACGGCTGGGCGCGAGTTGCGTGAGTTCGAGTTGATTTTCAGCCACCCGGACTACCGCGAAAAGTATTTCCACACGGCCTTTCAGCCAGTGCTGCGGGCCGACTTGACGGCGACGGTCGAAGTCGGGCGGGCGCGCGTCAAGTATCAAAAAAACAAGCTGGACTTGCCATGCGGCGATCGGAAGGCGTTGATGACCAGAGGAGGCGACACGCTTTCATGTACGTTCAGCTGTGAGGGTGCGCCAACACTGACGGTGCGCCTGCCGGCGGGCAACGAAATGAGCGTGGCAGCGGCGAACGGCTTTTCCCTCAAAATCACCGACGAAAAAGTTGAGCTGCGCGGGTCGGAAAACCAAGCCGTCACCTTGCAGGTGACGGCCGTGATGTTCAAGCGTTGA